The genome window CCGTACATCACGGTCTGAAAAATTTGGGATTCACGCAGGTCGACGACGTGCGGATGGGAAAGCACGCTGAAATCCGTATCGACACAACGGATGAGGAGGAGGCGCGCCGGGTAGCAACGGAGGCGTGCGAGCAACTTCTTGCGAACCCGGTGACAGAGAATTTCGAGATTGAGCTCGAAGAGGTCGCGTCCGAAGCCGCGTAGTTTTCTTGCGGAACGGGCTGTATGACGATGTCTTGCCACTAAGGTAGCCGAAACAACGATGCCTACGGACTCCGAGCAGAGTACTCGATGGCCGCGGTTGACCCCTTCATCGCCCGCTGAGCCGGAGGTCGAGCCGGCTACACCGGATGTGGAGGTGCTCGAGAAGGAAGATGACGGCACCGGGACCGATCATCCGTGGAAGGTGATTCTCTTCAACGACGAAGTACACACGTTCGACGAGGTCATCGGCCAGCTGGTGAAAGCTACGGGATGCTCGAAGGGACGCGCGGAAAAGTTGGCCTGGACGGTTCATACACAGGGAAAAGCGAATGTGTATGAAGG of Longibacter salinarum contains these proteins:
- the purS gene encoding phosphoribosylformylglycinamidine synthase subunit PurS — encoded protein: MYKAIISITLRPSILDPEGKTVHHGLKNLGFTQVDDVRMGKHAEIRIDTTDEEEARRVATEACEQLLANPVTENFEIELEEVASEAA
- a CDS encoding ATP-dependent Clp protease adaptor ClpS, whose translation is MPTDSEQSTRWPRLTPSSPAEPEVEPATPDVEVLEKEDDGTGTDHPWKVILFNDEVHTFDEVIGQLVKATGCSKGRAEKLAWTVHTQGKANVYEGTFEECFEVQAVLKEIQLVTEIRG